One region of Exiguobacterium acetylicum genomic DNA includes:
- a CDS encoding purine/pyrimidine permease: MKQTTSTFQWIVFLLANTIALPIVVASLFDLSSVETAALVQRSFFVGGIACFLHGAFGHRLPIVSGPAGSWVSIFVVIAALPVDSKTAFTIAMAAVVIAGVVLIILGLTGWTKYLLPVFTPLVSGTFLLLLCIQLTGVMLGAVLAVEATRLAGIITFLLVLGLSQFGPSRLRPFALMIGIIVGWLVSRPSLPASSSLFAPPQALPFGWPQFDGSAFLVAIPFAILLVVNLIAALSAVEATLQKQGRLHQGLSIEGVIHLLAATFSTLVPVPLPITSGFIAQTGSRKRRPFLIASLVIALIGFFPSLIGIIATLPRSVASAALLATLPHMFLIAWQSAESNMENSRRRHAFAISAVIGISILLQSTVIAEVLPLTLRPFLSNGLLVGTMLVLGFEIIEKVRSRRAKQADRLAS, translated from the coding sequence ATGAAACAAACGACTTCTACCTTCCAGTGGATCGTCTTTTTACTCGCGAACACGATCGCCTTACCAATCGTCGTCGCCAGTCTGTTCGACCTCTCTTCAGTCGAGACAGCTGCCCTTGTCCAACGGTCGTTCTTTGTAGGCGGGATTGCCTGTTTCCTACATGGAGCCTTCGGCCACCGGCTTCCGATCGTATCGGGACCTGCCGGATCATGGGTCAGCATCTTCGTCGTCATCGCTGCACTACCAGTCGATTCAAAAACGGCCTTTACGATTGCTATGGCAGCCGTCGTCATTGCCGGCGTCGTCCTCATCATCCTCGGTTTGACAGGATGGACGAAATACTTATTACCCGTCTTCACACCGCTCGTCAGCGGAACGTTTTTGCTCTTATTATGTATTCAATTGACAGGCGTCATGCTCGGTGCCGTTCTTGCCGTCGAAGCAACACGTCTTGCCGGTATCATCACGTTCTTGCTCGTGCTCGGACTCAGCCAATTCGGACCGAGTCGCTTACGTCCGTTTGCCTTGATGATCGGAATCATCGTTGGTTGGCTCGTCAGCCGTCCGTCGCTTCCTGCGTCGTCTAGTTTGTTCGCACCACCGCAAGCGTTACCGTTCGGATGGCCGCAGTTTGACGGCAGCGCGTTTCTTGTCGCGATTCCGTTCGCGATCTTGCTCGTCGTCAATTTAATTGCTGCTTTAAGCGCCGTCGAAGCGACGCTTCAAAAACAAGGACGTCTGCACCAAGGGTTATCCATCGAAGGCGTCATTCATTTACTCGCCGCTACTTTCTCGACGCTTGTACCGGTGCCGTTACCGATCACGAGCGGGTTCATCGCGCAAACAGGAAGCCGGAAACGTCGTCCGTTCTTGATTGCCTCGCTCGTCATCGCACTGATTGGTTTCTTCCCAAGCTTGATCGGGATCATCGCGACATTACCGCGTAGCGTTGCGAGTGCCGCGTTGCTTGCGACATTGCCGCACATGTTTCTGATTGCCTGGCAGTCTGCTGAAAGTAACATGGAGAACAGTCGCCGCCGCCATGCGTTTGCGATCAGTGCCGTCATCGGCATCAGTATCTTGTTACAATCAACCGTCATCGCAGAAGTCCTGCCTTTGACGCTTCGTCCGTTCCTCAGTAACGGATTACTCGTCGGAACGATGCTTGTGCTCGGTTTCGAGATCATCGAAAAAGTACGTTCTCGTCGCGCGAAACAAGCGGATCGATTGGCGAGCTAA
- a CDS encoding LysR family transcriptional regulator, translated as MDLRQYRYFCAVVEEQSVTRAAERLRMAQPALTQQIRRMEEELGVRLIERAGRGIRITSSGNRLYERAVSLLQFEQETRMEVSDIEAGRTGILRIGVNTLSASRLVEWIEQMKRRHPGIILQVHQGESSALIERLKERSLDAAFVRLPIDAQGISIEWMEEEPFHQVWHPDHPTANLIIPSQEGLGVFQTLSQRLGVVSQETCSDVLTLIGLVRSGQAVTVLPESTLRELDMTGLHQTYLSGAASTTAFVWLTETGPTTLTKQFIEIMKETAD; from the coding sequence ATGGATTTACGTCAGTACCGCTATTTTTGTGCGGTCGTCGAGGAACAATCCGTCACGCGGGCAGCGGAGCGCTTGCGGATGGCGCAACCTGCCTTGACGCAGCAAATTCGGCGAATGGAAGAAGAGCTAGGTGTTCGTCTGATTGAGCGGGCAGGGCGCGGGATTCGGATTACCTCGAGCGGCAACCGCTTATATGAACGAGCAGTTTCTTTGCTGCAGTTCGAGCAGGAGACACGGATGGAAGTGAGCGATATCGAAGCCGGGCGAACAGGGATTTTGCGAATTGGTGTCAACACCTTATCAGCCAGTCGGCTCGTCGAATGGATTGAACAGATGAAACGACGACATCCTGGCATTATCTTACAAGTCCACCAAGGAGAATCGAGTGCGCTCATCGAACGGTTGAAAGAGCGGTCGCTTGATGCAGCATTCGTCCGTCTGCCAATTGATGCGCAAGGGATCTCGATTGAATGGATGGAAGAAGAACCGTTTCATCAAGTCTGGCATCCGGATCACCCAACTGCGAACCTCATCATTCCGAGTCAAGAAGGACTCGGTGTCTTTCAGACGTTAAGTCAACGGCTCGGCGTCGTATCGCAAGAGACGTGTTCCGATGTCTTGACGCTGATCGGTCTTGTCCGCAGTGGACAGGCGGTGACTGTATTGCCGGAGAGTACGTTGCGGGAACTGGATATGACAGGACTGCACCAGACATACTTATCCGGTGCTGCAAGTACAACAGCCTTCGTCTGGTTGACGGAGACGGGACCGACGACACTGACAAAACAATTCATTGAAATCATGAAAGAAACAGCAGATTGA
- a CDS encoding RtcB family protein produces MKTIQGTYGEAKIFTDNVDDLTIKQVAAMLEEQFATDSRVRIMPDCHAGKGSVIGTTMHVTDEVVPNLVGVDIGCGMLCTRLAEQEPIDYAKLDATIQRLVPSGMSVRQQAHPLSEQIPFDQVLAPFNETRARLSIGTLGGGNHFIELNQDAAGQRYLVIHSGSRNLGKTIAEHYQAEAETARFQFDADQVIAELKQKGRASEIQATLQQLKEKRSTFNKDLASVSGEAMERYLYDLKIAQRYAALNRQAMTEVIFEAMGWTIADQFDTIHNYIDLDAMILRKGAISAKAGERAIIPMNMRDGSLIVVGKGNPDWNYSAPHGAGRIMSRSKAFKTVELDAFEKTMTDVWSSSVVASTRDESPFVYKPMDEIIRNTKETVDVVEIIKPLYNFKAK; encoded by the coding sequence ATGAAAACGATTCAAGGCACGTATGGGGAAGCGAAGATTTTCACAGATAACGTCGACGACCTGACGATTAAGCAGGTCGCAGCTATGTTAGAGGAACAATTTGCGACAGACAGTCGTGTCCGGATCATGCCGGATTGCCATGCTGGAAAAGGGTCTGTCATCGGAACGACGATGCATGTGACGGACGAGGTCGTACCGAATCTCGTCGGGGTCGATATCGGTTGCGGCATGTTATGTACACGACTTGCTGAACAAGAACCAATCGATTATGCGAAACTTGACGCGACGATTCAGCGTCTCGTCCCAAGTGGCATGTCGGTACGCCAGCAAGCCCATCCATTATCAGAACAGATACCGTTTGATCAAGTGCTTGCACCGTTCAATGAGACACGGGCACGATTATCGATTGGTACGCTTGGTGGAGGGAATCATTTCATCGAACTGAACCAAGATGCAGCAGGACAGCGCTATCTCGTCATTCATTCTGGTAGTCGCAATCTTGGAAAAACGATTGCCGAACATTATCAAGCAGAGGCGGAAACGGCACGCTTCCAATTTGACGCTGACCAAGTCATCGCCGAATTAAAACAAAAAGGGCGCGCGTCGGAGATTCAAGCCACCTTACAGCAATTGAAGGAAAAACGGTCTACGTTTAACAAAGATTTAGCATCTGTTTCCGGCGAAGCGATGGAACGTTACCTCTATGATCTTAAAATCGCCCAACGATACGCGGCATTGAACCGTCAGGCGATGACCGAAGTTATTTTTGAAGCGATGGGGTGGACGATTGCGGATCAATTCGATACGATCCACAACTACATCGATCTTGACGCGATGATTCTACGAAAAGGTGCCATCTCTGCAAAAGCAGGCGAGCGGGCAATCATTCCGATGAACATGCGTGATGGTTCCTTGATCGTCGTCGGAAAAGGAAATCCCGATTGGAACTATTCGGCGCCACACGGAGCAGGACGCATCATGTCGCGGTCAAAAGCATTCAAAACGGTTGAACTGGATGCGTTCGAAAAGACGATGACTGATGTCTGGTCAAGTTCAGTCGTCGCATCGACGCGTGACGAGTCGCCGTTCGTCTACAAACCGATGGACGAAATCATCCGTAACACGAAAGAAACTGTCGATGTCGTCGAGATCATTAAACCGCTGTACAATTTTAAGGCGAAGTGA
- the acnA gene encoding aconitate hydratase AcnA: MKQTDVSQDVFGARRSFEANGKNYQYYSLEKLEELGLTEVKRLPYSIRVLLESVLRQQDGRSITREHVENLAKWGTAQVSNDVDVPFKPSRVILQDFTGVPTVVDLASLRKAMQDLGGDPSVINPEVPVDLVVDHSVQVDAYGFAGALAENMDLEFERNEERYKLLRWATSAFDNYRAVPPATGIVHQVNLEYLASVVLEKETADGTVDVYPDTLVGTDSHTTMINGLGVLGWGVGGIEAEAGMLGQPSFFPVPEVIGVRITGEMHPGTTATDVALRVTEMLRQENVVGKFVEFFGPSLHLMSLSDRATIANMAPEYGATCGFFPVDTETLTYLRLTGRDEELIEKVENYSKANGLFYTPQNEDPTFTKTVELDLSTIVPALAGPKRPQDRIDLTDVHTSFKKALTAPQGNAGFGLAEEEANKVAVVQFEDEAVEMRTGDVAIAAITSCTNTSNPYVMIGAGLVAKKAIELGLSVPKYVKTSLAPGSKVVTDYLEKSGLQTYLDELGFNTVGYGCTTCIGNSGPLDRAVEDAILGSDLLVSSVLSGNRNFEGRVHPLVKANYLASPPLVVAYALAGTVDVDIMNASLGTGKDGQEVFFADIWPSRDEIQTIINTVVTPESFRAEYDSVFTGNERWNNLDVPTGDQYDFDGESTYIQNPPFFENLAKEAGQVEALNGLRVFGKFADSVTTDHISPAGSFSKTTPAGQYLVNKGVAPKDFNSYGSRRGNHEIMMRGTFANIRIRNQVAPGTEGGFTTYWPTGETMAMYDAAMKYKEDGTGLVILAGKDYGMGSSRDWAAKGTNLLGVKAVIAESFERIHRSNLVMMGVLPLQYVAGTTAETLGLTGEEAISIAIDESVRPRDIVKVTATAADGKVTEFEAIARFDSEVDIDYYRHGGILPMVLRERLQQA, from the coding sequence ATGAAGCAAACAGATGTGTCGCAAGATGTCTTTGGCGCACGCCGTTCGTTTGAAGCAAACGGTAAGAATTATCAGTACTATAGTCTTGAAAAATTGGAAGAACTCGGATTGACGGAAGTCAAACGTCTTCCATACTCGATTCGTGTCCTACTCGAGTCAGTACTTCGTCAACAAGATGGTCGTTCGATCACACGTGAACACGTCGAGAACTTGGCGAAATGGGGAACAGCTCAAGTTTCGAACGATGTCGATGTTCCGTTCAAACCGTCACGCGTTATCCTTCAGGATTTCACAGGTGTTCCAACGGTCGTTGACCTCGCGTCACTTCGTAAAGCCATGCAAGATCTCGGTGGAGACCCATCGGTCATCAACCCAGAAGTACCAGTCGACCTCGTCGTTGACCACTCGGTTCAAGTCGATGCTTACGGTTTTGCTGGAGCACTTGCAGAAAACATGGATCTCGAATTCGAACGTAACGAAGAGCGTTACAAACTGCTTCGCTGGGCGACTTCGGCATTCGATAACTACCGTGCCGTACCACCCGCAACAGGGATCGTCCACCAAGTTAACCTCGAGTACTTGGCATCTGTCGTCCTTGAAAAGGAAACAGCAGACGGTACAGTTGATGTGTACCCGGATACACTCGTCGGAACAGACTCACACACGACGATGATCAACGGTCTCGGCGTCCTCGGTTGGGGAGTCGGTGGGATCGAAGCGGAAGCGGGCATGCTCGGACAGCCGTCATTCTTCCCAGTACCTGAAGTCATCGGTGTACGCATCACAGGTGAGATGCACCCAGGAACGACAGCAACAGACGTTGCCCTTCGTGTAACGGAAATGCTCCGTCAAGAGAACGTCGTCGGTAAGTTCGTCGAGTTCTTCGGTCCATCACTCCACTTGATGTCTCTTTCTGACCGGGCAACAATCGCGAACATGGCGCCAGAATACGGTGCAACATGTGGATTCTTCCCAGTCGACACAGAAACATTGACGTACCTTCGTCTGACAGGTCGCGATGAAGAATTGATCGAAAAAGTCGAGAACTACTCGAAAGCAAACGGTTTGTTCTACACGCCACAAAACGAAGATCCAACATTCACGAAAACAGTCGAACTTGATCTTTCAACGATCGTTCCTGCCCTTGCTGGACCAAAACGTCCACAAGACCGGATCGATTTAACGGATGTTCATACATCATTCAAAAAAGCGTTGACGGCTCCACAAGGAAACGCTGGATTCGGCTTAGCGGAAGAAGAAGCGAACAAAGTCGCTGTCGTTCAGTTCGAAGACGAAGCTGTTGAAATGCGTACGGGTGACGTTGCAATCGCTGCGATCACGAGCTGTACGAACACATCAAACCCATACGTCATGATCGGTGCGGGACTCGTCGCGAAAAAAGCGATCGAACTCGGTCTTTCGGTTCCAAAATACGTCAAGACATCACTTGCGCCAGGATCGAAGGTCGTTACGGATTACCTCGAGAAATCAGGACTCCAAACGTACCTTGACGAACTCGGCTTCAACACGGTCGGTTACGGCTGTACGACATGTATCGGGAACTCTGGTCCACTCGATCGCGCTGTCGAAGACGCGATCCTCGGTTCAGACTTACTCGTTTCGTCTGTCCTCTCCGGTAACCGTAACTTCGAAGGTCGTGTCCACCCGCTCGTCAAAGCGAACTACTTGGCTTCACCGCCACTCGTCGTCGCGTATGCACTTGCAGGAACAGTCGACGTCGATATCATGAACGCGTCACTCGGAACAGGCAAAGACGGACAAGAAGTCTTCTTCGCTGACATCTGGCCTTCACGTGATGAGATCCAAACGATCATCAACACGGTCGTCACACCAGAAAGCTTCCGTGCAGAATACGATTCAGTCTTCACAGGAAACGAACGTTGGAACAACCTTGATGTGCCAACAGGGGATCAGTACGACTTCGACGGTGAGTCGACGTACATCCAAAACCCACCGTTCTTCGAGAACTTGGCGAAGGAAGCTGGTCAAGTCGAAGCGCTCAACGGACTCCGTGTCTTCGGTAAGTTTGCTGATTCGGTTACGACGGACCACATCTCACCAGCGGGTTCATTCTCGAAAACGACACCAGCCGGTCAATACCTCGTCAACAAAGGGGTTGCACCAAAAGACTTCAACTCATACGGTTCACGTCGTGGTAACCACGAAATCATGATGCGCGGAACGTTCGCGAACATCCGCATCCGTAACCAAGTCGCACCAGGTACAGAAGGTGGCTTCACGACGTACTGGCCAACAGGCGAAACGATGGCGATGTACGATGCTGCGATGAAGTATAAAGAAGATGGCACAGGTCTCGTCATCCTCGCTGGTAAAGATTACGGAATGGGTTCTTCACGTGACTGGGCAGCAAAAGGAACGAACTTGCTCGGCGTCAAAGCCGTCATCGCGGAAAGCTTCGAGCGGATTCACCGTTCAAACCTCGTCATGATGGGTGTTCTTCCACTGCAATACGTGGCAGGCACGACAGCTGAAACACTTGGTTTAACAGGTGAAGAAGCGATCAGCATCGCAATCGATGAGTCTGTTCGTCCACGTGACATCGTTAAAGTCACAGCGACAGCGGCAGACGGAAAAGTCACTGAATTCGAAGCGATCGCTCGTTTCGACTCAGAAGTCGACATCGATTACTACCGTCACGGCGGGATCCTTCCAATGGTCCTTCGTGAGCGTCTCCAACAAGCATAA
- a CDS encoding DUF3939 domain-containing protein, translating into MNRFKKWFQPKEDQPLPMRDVTLDEVKQATHAFESELPKGTNRTVLLDNEQRIDLKQLEPYLKARSTQVFYMSRETFTIMEAKDRELVYEMDHVQVAVDRYFDRVKKLPLKPYSKTFQVDCAMLFQDGYLREMPHHSYYLVDESMIVSLTPKEA; encoded by the coding sequence GTGAACCGATTCAAGAAGTGGTTTCAACCGAAGGAAGACCAGCCGTTGCCGATGCGTGACGTGACGCTTGATGAAGTCAAACAAGCGACACATGCCTTTGAATCCGAACTACCGAAAGGGACGAATCGGACAGTGCTTCTAGATAATGAGCAACGCATTGACTTAAAGCAGCTGGAGCCGTATTTGAAAGCACGTTCGACACAAGTGTTTTACATGTCGCGTGAGACATTCACCATCATGGAGGCAAAAGACCGGGAACTCGTCTATGAGATGGATCATGTCCAGGTTGCCGTCGATCGCTATTTTGACCGGGTGAAGAAACTCCCGTTGAAACCGTATAGTAAGACGTTCCAAGTCGACTGCGCGATGTTGTTTCAGGATGGCTATTTACGTGAAATGCCGCATCATAGCTATTACTTGGTCGATGAGTCGATGATCGTCTCGCTGACGCCGAAGGAAGCATAA
- a CDS encoding AAA family ATPase, giving the protein MEAFSKEEMFNQIKAWEEGAKVEEVLALRYAQSSRLLGETEALVRILALLVEHRYIMTGRLDALAESWMQEIRQHGRLPARLEQLLTEQQLQSTYQRLVAHTFPTIRETDNANAKRSATKELILQASQIVEETEQIVELTERLRRLDAGRWTELFEAGTALLRSSATLEQTAQTFVDSLQERFYSREAFREMTELKATTIQDLKRVVALLPVESKQVERSALEELDAMIGLEDIKQRVHHMYRFLKYQQKRSEDGYRSSDQPSLHMIFMGNPGTGKTTLARLMAKIYHELGLLERPEVVETDRSSLVGAFVGQTEEQVMSKVREAVGGVLFIDEAYALKRAGQSGNDYGQAAIDTLVAAMTSGEYAGRFAVVLAGYPEEMRDFLKANPGLRSRFPESNHYLLADYTDQELLAIGRSIATANDYVLTEQAERALLGRLERERVDASFGNGRAVRNIVLDAIFKKGSSLGESASHEDFALLEQEDFEMVQEPDATVEERIASLVGLSDLKDELKQIEALLSMQKRRREAGYKVLPVELHAVFSGNSGTGKTTVAQLYADVLRQCGYLKRGHLKVVSRADLVSGYVGQTAQKTRDAIRDALGGVLFIDEAYALNGGANDFGKEAIDTLVDEMTKHQDNLVVVLAGYEQQMNALLASNPGLKSRFKRSFHFPNYSPDELIQIIEGYAARFGYELTEDARSTLTEKIDVVPNGNARAAITIVEQAIAKQSMRLIDKVSLSGSEWSYLEKEDF; this is encoded by the coding sequence ATGGAAGCATTCTCGAAAGAGGAGATGTTCAATCAAATCAAAGCGTGGGAAGAGGGCGCGAAGGTCGAGGAGGTGCTCGCCTTACGGTATGCTCAAAGTAGCCGGTTGCTTGGAGAGACGGAAGCACTCGTCCGGATATTGGCGTTACTCGTCGAACATCGCTATATCATGACGGGACGACTGGATGCCTTAGCTGAGAGTTGGATGCAAGAAATCCGTCAGCATGGTCGTTTGCCAGCCCGTCTTGAGCAGTTGTTGACGGAACAACAATTACAAAGTACGTATCAGCGCCTTGTTGCGCATACGTTTCCGACGATTCGCGAGACGGACAATGCGAACGCCAAACGATCAGCGACGAAAGAACTGATTCTCCAAGCAAGTCAAATCGTCGAGGAGACGGAACAAATCGTCGAACTGACGGAACGACTGCGTCGGTTGGATGCCGGACGCTGGACGGAACTGTTCGAGGCTGGAACGGCATTACTGCGTTCGAGTGCCACGCTTGAACAGACAGCACAGACATTCGTCGACAGCCTACAAGAGCGCTTCTATTCCCGGGAAGCATTCCGCGAGATGACGGAACTGAAAGCGACGACGATCCAGGATCTCAAACGTGTCGTCGCTTTGCTCCCTGTCGAAAGCAAACAAGTCGAACGCTCAGCACTCGAGGAACTCGACGCGATGATTGGTCTCGAAGACATCAAACAACGGGTCCATCATATGTATCGCTTCTTGAAGTATCAACAAAAACGATCGGAAGATGGTTACCGTTCGAGCGATCAACCATCGCTACACATGATTTTCATGGGAAACCCCGGAACCGGGAAAACGACCCTTGCCCGTCTGATGGCAAAAATCTATCACGAGCTCGGACTTCTCGAACGACCGGAAGTCGTCGAGACGGATCGTTCATCGCTTGTCGGTGCGTTCGTCGGTCAGACGGAAGAACAGGTCATGAGTAAAGTCCGCGAAGCCGTCGGAGGGGTGCTCTTCATCGATGAAGCCTATGCCTTAAAACGTGCCGGACAAAGTGGGAACGATTATGGTCAGGCAGCGATTGATACGCTCGTCGCAGCAATGACGAGTGGGGAATATGCAGGGCGATTTGCGGTCGTGCTTGCTGGATACCCAGAAGAGATGCGTGATTTCCTGAAGGCGAATCCTGGACTCCGGAGTCGTTTCCCGGAATCAAATCATTATCTACTCGCCGACTATACGGATCAGGAGCTGCTCGCCATCGGACGGTCGATCGCGACCGCGAACGATTACGTCTTGACGGAACAAGCAGAGCGGGCGTTGCTAGGTCGTCTGGAACGAGAACGGGTTGACGCCAGTTTCGGAAATGGACGCGCCGTCCGTAATATCGTTCTTGATGCGATCTTCAAAAAGGGATCAAGCCTTGGAGAGAGTGCCAGTCACGAAGACTTTGCCTTACTCGAACAAGAAGATTTCGAGATGGTACAAGAACCGGACGCAACCGTTGAGGAGCGGATTGCTTCGCTCGTCGGATTGTCTGATCTCAAAGATGAACTCAAACAGATTGAAGCTCTGTTGTCGATGCAAAAACGTCGCCGGGAAGCCGGTTATAAAGTCTTACCGGTCGAATTACATGCGGTCTTTAGCGGCAATAGCGGAACCGGAAAGACAACCGTCGCGCAGCTCTATGCCGATGTCTTACGACAATGCGGTTATTTAAAACGCGGACACTTGAAAGTCGTCAGCCGGGCGGATCTCGTCTCCGGTTACGTCGGACAAACGGCGCAAAAGACGCGAGACGCAATTCGCGACGCGCTGGGTGGTGTCTTATTCATCGATGAAGCGTATGCGTTAAACGGTGGAGCGAACGACTTTGGAAAGGAAGCGATTGATACGCTTGTGGATGAGATGACGAAACATCAAGACAATCTCGTCGTCGTCCTTGCGGGTTACGAGCAACAGATGAACGCTTTGCTTGCGAGTAACCCAGGATTGAAATCACGCTTCAAACGGTCATTCCACTTCCCAAATTATTCGCCAGACGAGTTGATTCAAATCATTGAAGGATACGCAGCGCGGTTCGGATACGAGCTGACGGAGGACGCACGATCGACGCTTACCGAGAAGATTGATGTCGTTCCGAACGGAAACGCACGAGCGGCGATCACAATCGTCGAACAGGCGATCGCGAAGCAGTCGATGCGATTAATTGACAAAGTTAGCTTATCCGGTTCAGAATGGTCCTATCTTGAAAAAGAGGATTTTTAA
- a CDS encoding acyl-CoA thioesterase, whose product MHTIEIPVRYAETDMMGIVYHSNYLVYLELARTELIQSLGLDYKEMEDAGYVSPVTNVNLDYKRSLTYGDTAVVTVWIDHYDGLRTIYGYTVKHPDGKLAVSAKTTHVVVKKENFRPIRLPKVFPNWHEIYEKMSETDAALLTEA is encoded by the coding sequence ATGCACACGATTGAAATACCTGTCCGGTACGCCGAGACGGACATGATGGGCATCGTCTATCATTCGAACTATCTCGTCTACCTGGAACTCGCACGGACAGAATTAATCCAGTCCTTAGGTCTTGATTACAAGGAGATGGAAGATGCGGGATATGTCTCCCCGGTCACGAATGTCAATCTCGATTACAAACGCTCGTTGACGTATGGTGATACAGCGGTCGTCACGGTCTGGATTGATCATTACGATGGATTACGGACAATTTATGGCTATACAGTCAAACATCCGGACGGGAAGCTTGCAGTATCTGCGAAGACGACACATGTCGTCGTCAAGAAGGAAAACTTCCGACCGATTCGCTTGCCGAAGGTATTCCCGAACTGGCACGAAATTTATGAGAAGATGAGTGAGACGGACGCAGCACTCTTAACGGAAGCGTGA
- a CDS encoding M15 family metallopeptidase, with protein sequence MKKIVTVSTLALLLAGCNPGDQQADDTTKTEQKSDETKQSNDETKKEDTAKDTNKEETNKTDETAKDDTSEEAKQEDNSSDTATQEDQESSDETKKEEEQKDDTPASENKTEDKKDESTDKPDSSSQDPEQEKPSKPEDETPDVDKSADAKADLSLGNLVVVNKKYGLPIDYKPSDLVVPDVSFSYSGVLEQSYMRAPAAKQMEKMFAAAKKEGVTLNAVSGFRSGERQKVLYNNYVARDGKAAADQYSARPGNSEHQTGLAFDISAPSVGNGLTAALGDTKEGKWIANNAAKYGFIVRYDRGFQSRTGYTYEPWHIRYVGVDAATQIKNNGQTLEEYMKVGH encoded by the coding sequence ATGAAAAAAATCGTAACCGTCAGTACGTTAGCGCTTCTCCTTGCAGGATGTAATCCTGGGGATCAACAAGCGGATGATACAACGAAAACGGAACAGAAATCAGATGAGACAAAACAATCAAACGACGAAACGAAAAAAGAAGACACAGCAAAAGACACGAACAAAGAAGAAACAAACAAAACAGACGAAACAGCAAAAGACGATACGTCAGAAGAAGCAAAACAAGAAGACAATTCGTCTGATACGGCAACGCAAGAAGATCAAGAATCTTCAGATGAGACGAAAAAAGAAGAAGAACAAAAAGACGATACACCAGCTTCAGAGAACAAAACAGAAGACAAAAAAGACGAATCGACGGATAAACCGGATAGTTCATCTCAGGATCCAGAACAAGAGAAACCGTCGAAGCCAGAAGATGAGACACCAGATGTCGATAAATCAGCAGATGCCAAAGCAGATCTATCACTTGGTAATCTCGTCGTCGTCAATAAGAAATACGGCTTACCAATCGACTACAAACCATCGGATCTCGTCGTTCCAGACGTCAGCTTCTCATATTCGGGCGTGCTCGAGCAAAGCTACATGCGGGCGCCAGCTGCGAAACAGATGGAGAAGATGTTCGCCGCTGCTAAAAAAGAAGGCGTGACATTGAACGCTGTCAGCGGATTCCGTTCAGGCGAACGTCAAAAAGTATTGTATAATAATTATGTCGCACGTGATGGCAAGGCAGCTGCTGATCAATATTCAGCGCGCCCTGGTAACAGTGAGCACCAAACAGGTCTTGCTTTTGATATTTCGGCACCAAGTGTTGGTAACGGATTGACGGCTGCCCTTGGTGATACGAAAGAAGGAAAATGGATTGCGAATAACGCAGCAAAATATGGTTTCATCGTGCGCTACGATCGTGGCTTCCAATCACGGACAGGCTATACGTATGAGCCATGGCACATTCGTTATGTCGGTGTCGATGCCGCGACACAAATTAAAAATAACGGACAGACTCTTGAGGAATATATGAAAGTCGGTCACTAA
- the plsY gene encoding glycerol-3-phosphate 1-O-acyltransferase PlsY, whose translation MIEIIGILVLGYLLGSIPFALLVGKWGHGMDIRQHGSGNLGTTNTFRVLGKKAGIIVLIGDFGKGAVASLVPILMGADIHPLFAGLAAVIGHIYPIFAKFKGGKAVATSGGMLLVTSPVLFIFLLVSFLTTLRLSRMVSLSSIVAASVGIVVSITIGVLTNDWIVPTFFTVLALFVIFKHRENIQRIRQGTESKIPLFAKKPSE comes from the coding sequence ATGATTGAAATCATAGGGATTTTAGTTCTTGGCTATCTGCTTGGTTCGATACCGTTTGCACTTCTTGTCGGGAAGTGGGGACATGGGATGGATATTCGCCAACATGGTAGCGGGAATCTCGGAACGACGAATACGTTCCGTGTCTTGGGAAAAAAGGCGGGAATCATCGTCTTGATCGGTGATTTCGGAAAAGGAGCCGTCGCAAGCCTCGTTCCCATCTTGATGGGAGCAGATATACATCCGTTGTTTGCTGGACTAGCAGCTGTCATCGGTCACATCTATCCGATCTTCGCGAAGTTTAAAGGCGGAAAGGCAGTTGCAACGTCCGGAGGGATGTTGCTCGTGACGAGCCCTGTTCTGTTCATCTTCCTGCTTGTCTCCTTTTTGACGACACTCCGTCTGAGCCGGATGGTGTCGCTCAGTTCAATCGTGGCGGCAAGTGTTGGAATCGTTGTTTCCATCACGATTGGCGTCTTGACGAACGACTGGATCGTTCCGACGTTCTTTACGGTTCTTGCCTTGTTCGTCATCTTCAAGCACCGTGAGAACATCCAACGGATTCGCCAAGGAACAGAGTCTAAGATTCCACTCTTTGCAAAGAAACCGTCTGAATGA